One Candidatus Methanoperedens sp. DNA segment encodes these proteins:
- a CDS encoding P-II family nitrogen regulator — protein MKKIEAIIRPEDLDGVRVSLQEKGIVGMTVEEVQGRGRQKGVCLQWRAGEYCVEFLPKIKVDMVVDDKDVETAIEAIIKVARTGRNGDGKIFIYPVEDVVRVSTGERGKEAI, from the coding sequence ATGAAGAAAATCGAGGCAATAATAAGACCTGAAGATCTTGATGGCGTTCGAGTATCGCTTCAGGAGAAAGGTATCGTAGGCATGACAGTGGAAGAAGTGCAGGGACGCGGACGACAGAAAGGCGTCTGCTTGCAATGGCGAGCAGGCGAATACTGCGTTGAATTCCTGCCAAAGATCAAAGTGGACATGGTAGTGGACGATAAGGATGTGGAAACCGCGATAGAAGCAATCATCAAAGTTGCCAGAACAGGCAGGAATGGCGATGGCAAGATTTTCATCTATCCGGTTGAAGATGTCGTGCGTGTCAGCACAGGCGAGCGCGGAAAGGAGGCTATATAA